A genomic segment from Dechloromonas denitrificans encodes:
- a CDS encoding glutathione peroxidase, translating into MNDALYDIPLQQIDGTATNLRPHQGKVMLIVNVASKCGLTPQYAGLEALHERYTERGFTVLGFPANDFAGQEPGSNAEIASFCTSNFGIRFPLYSKIVVTGEARHPLYSHLIAAHPDTEARAVMEEQLRGYGIEPTPRPEVLWNFEKILVDRNGQVVRRFAPDTKPDAEALITTIEGLL; encoded by the coding sequence ATGAACGACGCACTCTACGATATTCCGCTCCAGCAGATCGACGGCACCGCCACCAACCTGCGCCCGCACCAGGGCAAGGTGATGCTGATCGTCAACGTCGCCTCGAAATGCGGCCTGACACCGCAATACGCCGGACTGGAAGCCCTGCACGAACGTTACACCGAACGCGGCTTCACCGTCCTCGGCTTTCCGGCCAACGATTTCGCCGGGCAGGAACCGGGCAGCAACGCCGAAATCGCCAGCTTCTGCACCAGCAATTTCGGCATCCGCTTCCCGCTCTACAGCAAGATTGTCGTTACTGGTGAAGCGCGCCACCCGCTCTACAGCCACCTGATCGCCGCCCACCCGGACACCGAGGCACGCGCCGTCATGGAAGAACAACTACGCGGCTACGGCATCGAACCAACCCCGCGCCCGGAAGTGCTGTGGAATTTCGAAAAAATCCTCGTCGACCGCAACGGCCAGGTCGTCCGGCGCTTTGCACCAGATACCAAGCCGGATGCGGAAGCACTGATTACGACGATTGAGGGGCTGCTTTAA
- the paaY gene encoding phenylacetic acid degradation protein PaaY, whose product MNSLRVYAIDGIVPVVDPTAFVHPSAVLIGDVIVGPGCYIGPCASLRGDFGRLILERGANLQDTCVMHGFPGTDTVVEENGHIGHGAVLHGCRIGKNALIGMNAVIMDNAVIGESAIVAASAFVKAGAEIPARSLVAGMPAKVIRTLSDEEIAWKGEGTKTYQDLTRRCLATMVETDPLSEVEADRKRIHIPDVIPLVELKKSGKS is encoded by the coding sequence ATGAATTCCCTGCGCGTCTACGCCATCGACGGCATTGTACCGGTCGTCGATCCCACTGCCTTCGTTCATCCCAGCGCCGTGCTGATCGGCGACGTCATCGTCGGACCGGGCTGTTACATCGGCCCCTGCGCCAGCCTGCGCGGCGATTTCGGCCGGCTGATCCTGGAACGCGGCGCCAATCTGCAGGACACCTGCGTCATGCACGGCTTTCCCGGCACCGACACCGTGGTCGAGGAAAACGGCCACATCGGCCATGGCGCGGTATTGCACGGCTGCCGCATCGGCAAGAACGCCCTGATCGGCATGAATGCAGTGATCATGGACAATGCCGTGATCGGCGAATCAGCCATTGTCGCCGCCAGCGCCTTCGTCAAGGCCGGCGCCGAAATTCCGGCCCGCAGCCTGGTCGCCGGCATGCCGGCCAAGGTTATTCGCACGCTATCCGACGAAGAAATCGCCTGGAAAGGCGAAGGTACCAAAACCTATCAGGACCTGACCCGGCGCTGCCTGGCGACCATGGTTGAAACCGATCCGCTGAGCGAAGTCGAGGCCGACCGTAAACGCATCCATATTCCCGACGTGATCCCGCTCGTTGAACTGAAGAAATCCGGCAAGAGCTGA
- a CDS encoding IclR family transcriptional regulator, which produces MSDEMEGKHGVQSLEIGMSILRAMVKGQRSMMLKDIAAAADMPASKAHRYLVSLIRAGLVGQDPLTSRYDLGPFALNIGLVAIDRLDRVRLGLAAIAELRDKINETTALAVWGDTGPVIVRWERPRRPITVNVVTGTALDPLTSASGRVFSAWLPKETVGRLIERRLKGPDLPPELQTRAEVEAMLAQVRADGYASVSGYHLVPGVEALAAPVFNFKNEITIAMLVVGVKGMFDMDPAGPVVGPLKEAAAELSVRLGYTGDR; this is translated from the coding sequence ATGAGTGACGAAATGGAAGGCAAACACGGCGTCCAGTCGCTGGAAATCGGGATGAGTATCCTGCGCGCCATGGTCAAGGGGCAGCGCTCGATGATGCTCAAGGACATTGCGGCGGCGGCGGACATGCCGGCCTCCAAGGCGCACCGCTATCTGGTCAGCCTGATTCGTGCCGGGCTGGTCGGGCAGGACCCGCTGACTTCCCGTTACGACCTCGGACCGTTCGCCTTGAATATCGGCCTGGTGGCGATTGACCGGCTCGACCGGGTGCGCCTCGGCCTGGCGGCAATTGCCGAATTGCGCGACAAGATCAACGAAACGACCGCGCTTGCCGTGTGGGGCGATACCGGGCCGGTGATCGTGCGCTGGGAGCGTCCGCGCCGCCCGATCACCGTCAATGTGGTGACCGGTACGGCGCTTGATCCACTGACTTCGGCCAGCGGCCGGGTTTTTTCTGCCTGGTTGCCCAAGGAAACCGTTGGCCGCCTGATCGAACGTCGTCTCAAGGGGCCGGACCTGCCGCCGGAGTTGCAGACGCGCGCCGAGGTCGAGGCCATGCTGGCGCAAGTGCGGGCCGATGGTTACGCCAGCGTTTCCGGCTACCACCTGGTGCCCGGCGTGGAGGCGCTGGCGGCGCCGGTGTTCAATTTCAAGAATGAAATCACCATCGCCATGCTGGTGGTCGGCGTCAAGGGCATGTTCGACATGGATCCGGCCGGGCCGGTGGTCGGGCCGCTCAAGGAGGCCGCCGCCGAATTGTCGGTGCGTCTCGGGTACACCGGCGACCGCTGA
- a CDS encoding branched-chain amino acid ABC transporter permease: MLAQFLQFLFSGVTVGATYALAALGFTLIYNASNVINFAQGEFIMLGGMLAVFFTQAGLPLPVALVLAILIPAIVGVVVEKLAIEPVKGAETVTLIIITIGASLVIRGLVQVWLGKGTHSLPAFSGDTPIEILGATLMPQSLWVLGVTALVVVALWYFFNRTLQGKAMLATSFNRLAAELVGINTSWVLFMSFAMSAALGALGGILVTPITLTSYDVGIMLGLKGFVAAVVGGLGNGLGAVLGGLLVGILEAMGAGYISSAYKDAIPFVLILLILFFMPRGLFGGKSTDRV; this comes from the coding sequence ATGCTGGCCCAGTTCCTGCAATTCCTATTTTCCGGTGTCACGGTCGGTGCGACTTACGCGCTGGCCGCGCTCGGCTTCACGTTGATCTACAACGCCAGCAACGTCATCAATTTCGCCCAGGGCGAGTTCATCATGCTCGGCGGCATGCTGGCGGTGTTCTTTACCCAGGCTGGCCTGCCTTTGCCGGTTGCGCTGGTGCTGGCCATCCTGATTCCGGCGATTGTCGGCGTGGTCGTTGAAAAACTGGCGATCGAACCGGTCAAGGGAGCCGAAACGGTCACGCTGATCATCATCACCATCGGCGCTTCGCTGGTCATTCGCGGCCTGGTTCAGGTCTGGCTCGGCAAAGGCACGCACAGCCTGCCGGCCTTCTCGGGCGACACGCCGATCGAGATTCTCGGTGCGACGCTGATGCCGCAGAGCTTGTGGGTACTCGGCGTGACGGCGCTGGTCGTCGTCGCACTGTGGTACTTCTTTAACCGTACGCTGCAGGGCAAGGCCATGCTGGCCACCTCGTTCAACCGTCTGGCGGCTGAACTGGTCGGGATCAACACCAGCTGGGTGCTGTTCATGAGCTTCGCGATGTCGGCCGCGCTGGGCGCGCTGGGCGGCATTCTGGTCACGCCGATTACGCTGACTTCCTACGATGTCGGGATCATGCTCGGCCTCAAGGGCTTCGTTGCAGCCGTGGTTGGTGGTCTGGGCAACGGCCTCGGCGCGGTGCTCGGCGGCTTGCTGGTCGGTATTTTGGAAGCCATGGGGGCGGGCTACATTTCGTCCGCCTACAAGGATGCCATTCCCTTCGTGCTGATCCTGCTCATTCTCTTCTTCATGCCGCGCGGTCTGTTTGGCGGCAAATCGACGGATCGGGTGTAA